One region of Rana temporaria chromosome 11, aRanTem1.1, whole genome shotgun sequence genomic DNA includes:
- the LOC120917249 gene encoding uncharacterized protein LOC120917249, producing the protein MTQYNASVTDSSNMKGANKKVKVRKRVQETPKGAEEKELLPKDEGDKQQLNDEPPAISEKKEDVMVFEGLCERMLSAMCLLQTSVSEVLDVKDELIIHNVPSCVQAQMSLSTSRLFRSLTDMYVPSTELVRLVRVFGPQWEQKQLILKQLQEEHERLQRLLSLALQRIQHLETQLHRDTESQHYKNWEKLFVRLMRMGPDISSFEIQSDLDIKR; encoded by the exons ATGACTCAATACAATGCGAGTGTCACCGACAGCAGCAATATGAAGGGTGCTAACAAGAAGGTAAAGGTGCGAAAGCGTGTACAAGAAACTCCTAAGGGTGCTGAAGAGAAAGAGCTTCTCCCTAAGGATGAAG GTGATAAACAGCAACTTAATGATGAACCTCCTGCAATatcagaaaaaaaa GAGGATGTAATGGTGTTTGAGGGTCTTTGTGAACGAATGCTGTCAGCTATGTGTCTTTTACAGACCAGTGTATCAGAG GTCCTAGATGTAAAAGATGAGTTAATCATACACAATGTTCCAAGCTGTGTCCAAGCTCAGATGTCACTGTCCACATCAAGGCTATTTAGAAG CTTGACAGATATGTACGTCCCCAGCACAGAACTTGTCCGCCTGGTCCGTGTGTTTGGGCCACAGTGGGAACAGAAACAATTGATCCTCAAGCAACTACAAGAAGAACATGAAAG GCTTCAGAGGCTTCTCTCTTTGGCTCTTCAACGGATACAGCATTTGGAAACCCAG TTGCACAGAGACACTGAATCACAACATTACAAGAACTGGGAGAAGCTGTTTGTCAGACTAATG cgtaTGGGACCAGATATAAGCTCATTTGAAATACAAAGTGACTTGGATATCAAAAG ATAA